The genomic window GGACCGACACGGATGGATTATGAAACTGCGATCGCTGTGGTGGAAGCGGCGGCGGATTATTTATCTGAGGCTTTAAGTTAGTAATAATTGGCTGTTTGAACCCGTGAAGTTTATTTAGTAAATAATATATTTATGAGTAAAAAAATTGCTTTTGTAGCTTTGTGGCTGAGTTTTGTTACTTATGCTTTTTTTCTTGCTCCTCCCGAACAACCAGGTACTTTTGAATTAATTAAAAATCTTTCTACAGGTGTTTGGGATGGTGTCAATCCCTTAGTTATTTCTTTATTTAATATTATGGGTATTTTGCCTATGATTTATAGTTGCTTACTATTTATTGATGGCAGAGGACAAAAAATATCTGCTGCGCCTTTTGCTTTAGTTTCTTTTGGATTTGGCGCTTTTGCAATTTTACCTTATTTATTTTTGCGCCAACCAAATCCAGAATTTCTAGGCAAGAAAAATTGGTTTATTAAATTACTAGATTCTCGAATTACAGGATTTTTTCTACTTATTAGCGTTATAGGTTTAGTTGGGTACGGGTTAATAAATGGCGATTGGGCAGATTTTGCACAGCAATGGCAAACCAATCGTTTTATTAATGTCATGAGTTTAGATTTTTGCTTGCTTTGCTTGTTACCATCGGTACTGATTGGCGATGATAGGTTGCGGCGCAATATGAATAATCCTGCACTCTTTTGGATTACTGTATTGCTACCACTATTTGGAAGTTTGATTTATTTGTCTGTGCGATCGCCTCTGGTTGAAACTAGCGAACAAGTATCAGCGCAAACAGTAGTGTCTACCTAAATTATTTTTAGGGAAACCTAGACAAAATGTAGCTTAACGCTGCGATCCATATTTTGTTTATGCTTGTGCAATTAATTAAATCTACGAGCTAGGGTGGAGATGCGCCTATTTTTTAGCTGGAAATGATTAGTCGAAAAAAAAATATTACTAGATTAGTTAGACAAATATTTGCCGTGTTTCAGTATAGTGGACGAGCGCTGGAATTGGTATGGAACACTAGCCGCACGCTGACAATAATTTTGGCAAGTTTGACAATTATTGCTGGTTTGCTTCCTGCCGCGATCGCCTATATTGGAAAATTAATTGTTGATAGCGTTATCCTCGCCTCTCAATCGGGATTAATGCGCGATCGCAATGCAGCCTTTATCTACTTAGGAATAGAAGCTATTATAGTTGCCATTCTTGCCGGAAGCCAAAGAGGGCTAAGTATTTCTCAATCTTTACTGAGGGTATTATTAGGGCAGAAAGTTAATGTTTTAATCCTCGAAAAAGCGTTAACTTTGGATCTTGCTCACTTTGAAGACTCAGAATTTTATGACAAAATGAGTCGGGCGCGGCGAGAAGCTTCTAGTCGTCCTTTAAGCTTAGTTAGCGGTACTTTTAAATTAGTCCAAGACACAATATCTTTAGCTACCTACGGCGGGTTGCTATTGAAATTTTCTGGTTGGGTGGTAATTGTCTTAATTGTGGCTGCTGTACCTGCTTTCATTGCCGAAACTAAGTTTGCTGGGGTGGCTTTTCGTTTATTTCGCTGGCGCGCACCAGAAACGCGAGAGCAAACCTATTTAGAAACTCTAATAGCTAGAGAAGATTTTGCTAAAGAAGTGCAGTTATACGGGCTTGGTGCAATGCTGTTGCAGCGCTACCGGGATATTTTTAATAGATTGTACTCCGAAGACCGCAACTTGACCTTAAAGCGGGGAATATGGGGTTATTTGTTGGGATTAGTCAGTACATCAGCTTTTTACATTGCCTATCTGTGGATTGTAGTTGAAGCGATCGCCCAGCGCATCTCTTTGGGAGACATGACAATGTATTTAGTAGTATTTCGTCAAGGACAAACTACTTTTGCAAGTTTCCTTAGCTCCATTGGCGGAATGTATGAAGATAACTTATATCTTTCTAACTTGTACGAGTTTTTAGAACAAGATATTCCTCAACCATTGGGTAAATGTACTTTTGGGTTACTTCCTGGGGATGGCTTGCGGTTTGAAAATGTTTCCTTTACTTACGCTGGTAGTCTGCAACCTGCTTTAAAAAATGTTTCGCTGCATCTAAAACCAGGAGATAAATTAGCAATTGTCGGCGCTAATGGTTCGGGCAAAACTACGCTAATTAAGCTGTTAACGCGGCTATATAGTCCCAGTAGTGGGCGAATTGTCTTAGATGGGGTGGATTTGCAAGAATGGGACATGAACGCCCTGCATAAGCGGATTGGGGTGATTTTTCAAAACTTCGTTCGTTACCAATTTACTGTCGGCGAAAATGTAGGAGTGGGGGATGTAGAACACCTAGAAGACGCGGCTAAGTGGAAAACCGCCGCCGAAAAGGGGATGGCGCTAGCTTTTGTCGAAAAAATGCCTGATAAATTTCAAACTCAGTTAGGACGTTGGTTTAAAGATGGACAAGAATTGTCTGGGGGAGAGTGGCAAAAAATCGCTTTATCTCGTGCTTTTATGCGGACTAAAGCCGATATTTTAGTCTTAGACGAACCCACTGCCGCCATGGATGCAGAGGCGGAAGTACAAATATTTGACCGCTTTCGGAGTTTAGCAAAACATCAAATGGCAATCTTAATTTCTCACCGTTTTTCTACTGTCAGAATGGCAGATGCGATCGCAGTTTTAGCCGATGGAGAACTAATCGAACAAGGAACACACGAGGAGTTATTAGCCGCCAATGGTCGCTATGCAAGGCTTTTTACCTTGCAAGCGGCGGGGTATCATTAAAGGAAACTATTTATTATACTCAAGAATGATTATTAGACTTGTATGTCTTTCTTAGTGGAGATGTCAAATTAGTAAATCTTTTACTAAAAATCTTCATGTTATGAGAAGTTGACTTTACAAGTCTTTTCTTAATATCAATTAAAGAGTATAATTAACTCTACAGTTAAGTGGGAAATAATTTATGTATCCCAAAAACCCACTGTTTCAAAAATGTCTTACTTACCTTGAATCCTTACCCAATATTAAGGCAACTATTCAAGAAGAACCTTATTTATCTACTCAAGTTTTGGCAGATGGCAGCTTAATAATTAACACCTCTGATAAAATTGTCAACTATGTGTGTGAGATTAAAACTAATCTTACAAATGATGTAATTGAACAAGTTGCAGAATATTTAACTAACTTAGGTAAAAGATTAAAGAGCGAACAAAGACCTCTACTTATCACACGTCATTTATCTAATGTAGTTGTGGAAAGACTATTAGAAAACAATATTGAATTTGTTGATGTTGATGGAAACATTTATCTCAATAGTCCAGAACTTTATGTATTAGTTCGCAATCAGGTTTCAAAAGAGAACACAAATAAATCTTTAGAAATTAATACTGCTGCTTTGCAAGTTATGTATGTTCTGCTCAGTCAGCCAATTTCTATTTCAAGAAAAAACAATTCATATGCAAACCTTTTTCACAATCTTGGTGTTTCTCCAAAACAAGTAAATAACCTAAGTGAAAGTGTGCAAAAGTTAAGTTCTGTTATGAATGGAGAAAATTTATCAAAACCTATCTCGAAGGAAGATGATTTCGATGAAAAAATTGCCCGTTTTTCTGATTTATCTCTAAAAACAGTAAAAATCACGCTTAAAAAACTTCAAGAGCTAGATTATATTAAACCTAAGTACGGAGGCTATGAAATAGTTGATTATGTCAAACTTTTGGAGCGATGGGAATTAGGATACGCTGAAAGATTACGGGCAAAATTACTACTTGGAACATTTAGCCCTATTGGAAAATGGAACTTTTCAGAAGTTACAGAGGAGCTAAAAGAGTATGCAGACAAATCCAGTTATTTAATAGGTGGTGAACTTGCCGCCTCGATTGTAACAGAATATCTTCGCCCCATTAGTGCAACACTACATCTCCATAAAAATGTTGATGCTCGTCAGATAGCAGTTAAGTTAAAGCTAAAGCCCGATATTGAAGGAAATATTGTGTTGCTTCAAAGTTTTGGTAACGATGAATATCAGCAAAATAAATTTGGAGAACTAAAGAATCTTGTTAATCCATTACTAATTCATGCAGAGTTAGTTCAAACTGGTAATAGTCGATTAAAAGAAACTGCTCAAATTATTTACGCTCGATATATTCATGAAATAACTCAAAAGAATGATTAGTTTTGTAGAGAAACAAGTTTTGACTGATTTAGTAAACATAGTCAGCGCTTTAAAGTTCCCAATGATTGTAGTTGGTGCAGGAGCTAGGTTGCTAATATTCGATTGTAAATTTGGGGAAGGAAGAGGAACAAAAGATTGGGATGTAGCAATATCTATAGACAACTGGACAGCTTATACAACACTCTGCGAACATTTAACTAAGGGCAATTCTCCCCGTTTTAAGACTACAAAAACTTCTCATAAATTTGTACATATTGAAACCAATATTGAGGTTGACATCGTACCTTTTGGACAAATTGGCGAACCCGACCGAAAAATTATTTGGTCTGACACTGGCAATTGTATGAACGTTTTGGGTTTTGCTGAAGCTCTTTCTTATGCGAAAAATGTCAGCATTGATGAGTTAGAAATCCCAGTAATTGATACGCCAGCTTTTGTAGTTCTCAAAATTTTTGCATGGGGCGATCGCGGGGAACGTACAAATAAAGATTTAGAAGACATTGAATTTATTTTATCAAAGTACGAGGATGATGAGCGAGTTTATGATGAATTGGCACAAGAACTTGCGGATGGATTAGTTGAATTTATTAATGCAAACGTTTACTTGCTTGGGCAAGATATTCACAAAATACTTCAAAAAAAAACTTTATTTGAGCTAAATATATTATTGGATAAGCTGATTGAAAATTTAGATATTGATCAGCCAGGATCTTTGAGCGATAAGTTAAAAGTGTTGCAAAAAGGAATTAACTCTAATTCGAGAGCAGACAAAGATACAAAATAATAGGTTTTTAGGGGAAAAATCTATCTGAATTATTCTATGCTCTTATAAATGCGATCGCACATAACTTGGCAGAAATGCCTCTTGGTATAAAAGACTTTTTAAAATTAATACCCCTGCTCTCAATTAAAAGAGCAGGGGTTAGATAATGAAGCTTTAATACAGGCAGTCTAACTTACACGAGCTTGAGATCAGCATACTCAGCTAATAAGTCATCAGCCGTTAAAGTATCGCCTTCAGCTTGGGGAGTCCAAAGCACTTCAATTGCTAGCAATCTATCTCCAGATACTCCACCCAAAACTCTTAATGCTTGACGTAAATCGTCTGCACTGTTGATTTGCGGCATTTCTAAATTGCCTAAAGTAGCTGCCAGTAAAGTAACAACAATATACTCTCCAGGCCCTTCAGTAATTAGCGTCGTTGGGTTATCTAACGTACCACCAGCCGCAGGTAAAACACCTTTAGGAGTTGCTGCTTTTAGTTGGTTGTTGAAATTAGAAAGAGTTTCTTCTGTAAACTTACTGCGTTCTGCCAGGGAAAGACGATTAAACTGAGTTTCTGCCGCAGTTAACAACACTTTTTGGCTATTTCCCGCCGCGTAAGACCAGTATTCGGGGTGGCGCAATAATGCTAAAGACGTTTCTTGCAATACTTCGGCGCGTCCCTCTGGGGAGTTGGTGTCAGCCGTTTCGGCTATGTGGTTGAGTTCAGCTTGCAGTTCGCGAGCGTTCGCCAGCATCCCTACTTGCAAGCGATTTATTGAAACATTGGGATTGCTGCTGGATTGGGATTCATCTTCGCCACTGCTAGCACGACGGAAGCTTTGCAACAGGAAATTGCCGATCGCTAGCGCAATTAAAATTGTAAATATACCGCCACCGCCACCAATACCAAAGAAGGGAAACACAAAGGGAAAACCAAAGCCGCCGCCGGGGTATCCATAACCACCACCTGGAGGGGCATAAGTGCGGCTAGGAGGCGAGTAAGTTCGACTAGGCGCTCGAAACGATCCCCCACCAATTCGCCCGCCACTACCACGAGCCGCTAAAGCTCCATCCGCGTGTCCTAACGCTAAAGTAACGATGAGTCCAAGGACAAATAAAGGTTTTAAAAGTGGTTTGATTACCGAAAGCAGTTTGTTACGCATAACAGAATTCCTAAAAAACAATTTGTCGGTAGTGAGTTCAAAAATCTAATTTTGGCTGTTGATTTTAGATAAATTTTCAACCAGTTTCTGTTGAACCATGCCGACGGCAAAAACTTCTTAGTGAATTTTTGCCGCTACGTTTACCTTTCACAAGGCTACCTTTCTAATTTATCGTTTCTCATCCTTCTTGGGGATCGTTTTTAATAAGAGATTTCCCAGGGAGATAACCGAACATTGCTCTACCCACCGCCAACAATTGTTACGACTTCTAGGCGATCGCCTGCTTGTATTTTTGTGTCTGGCCAAAATTGCCGATGGAGAATTTCGCCGTTGTACTCTACCGCCACCAGGCGCGGGTTAAATCCTAATAGTTCCAGCACTTGCGGTAAAAATGCACCTTCGTTGCAGCTAAAAGTTTCGCCATTTACTTGCAAGGCGATCGCGTTAGGCATGATTGTCTGAGTAGTCTGGGGGTAAACTTGGCATCGATGGACGGCGATTTAATTGCGCCAAAAAGTATTGAGTAATTAGTGTTGGGTGCTGCGCTTGCATCAAACTCCGCACTACTGCCACTCGTTCGCCTCCGGCTCCAATTACGTCATTAACATTATTTACACTAATTCCACCGATCGCAAACCACGGAATAGTTGCATATTTAGCAGCGTAACGCACGTAATCTAACCCGGCGGCGGCTTTACCTGGTTTTGTTGGTGTTTCGTAAACCGGGCCCACACCTATATAATCAGCGCCTTGCTCGATTGCTTGCTGCATTTCTTCAGGATTAGTTGTCGAACTGCCAATAATTCTTTGCGCTCCAAGTAATTCTCTAGCTACGCTTACCGGCGCATCTTGCTGTCCTAAATGCACGCCATCGGCGTTTACAGCCATGGCTATATCTAGGCGATCGTTGACGATAAATAATGCCCCGTATTGATGGCAAAGTTGGCAAAGTTTTTCGGCGGTGGCTAAACGAGTGCGATCGTCGGTAGTTTTGTCGCGGTACTGTACTAGAGTTAATCCGCCTTGCAACGCTGCTTCCACAACATTGAATAGGCGATCGATCGGTGACGTAACAAAATACAACTTTGAGTCTGCAAGTGATTGTTGACGCTGGTAGCCTAACAACTGGCTTTCAAGAGTATAAACCTGATAGCGAATTTGTTTAAATGCGCCGCCCATTGTCGGATGATAAAGCTTGCCGTATTCTTCTAATACCCTTAATGCTTCTTGGACGCGAGAGAAATTTACTTGCAATAATTGCTCGATACTAACGCGTTGCTGTTCTTGGGGGTGGGTTAATTCTGTACCCGGATCGCCTGGTGTATCTCGCGCTGCTCGTAATTCTGGCGTATGCCAACTAGCCAATTCTTGGCGTAACTGCTTACATTCATTGGTCAACTGGACGCTATTGATACCAAAGCGACACCATTCTTCAATAATTCTTAACCCTTCACGGGCGCGGTCTAAGTTGGCATCCAAGATGCGACAAACTGTTGCCTGCACTTGTACTCCTTGGTTATATCTGTTGACCATCAATAGCATTAGCAGTAGTCTTTTTATCCTATCAGCCAATGTTACTGTTTTCACAATGTAACAGTTAGTTGACAAATATACGCTATTTATTACTATAAACTTTGCCCGCGTAGCGTTTCAACACTACTAATATAAAAATGCTTTGGGGGAAAATAGCAGTAACTATTTTTTTTAGCCATTGATTTTATCCAACATCGGCTGTATAAACAAAACAAATATATAAAATATTGCCAGCAAGTTAGAAGCTCGTAAATAGTCCCAAACAAACTACTTGCCATCGGCTTGCAACTAATAGCTTCTTATTGATGTCGTTAAACAATGCCACAATTGTAAATTTATTGATTGCTCAGAGGAGTGCCGTGAATTTCCTACATCATCCTAGCTACTTTCTTAAGATCGCCAAAACTTCTACTTACTTAATTGCTCCCGTTATCGGCTTGACAACTATTGCCATAATGTGCAGCCCAAACTCAAGTTTGGCTCAACCACAGATAAATAGAGAAACAATTGTTCAAGTATCTACTTCGGCAAACAAGCTATTTGTCAACCCCGCCGGAAATGCGACGGGTAACGGCAGCGAAAGTGCGCCTTTTAAAACGATTACTCAAGCTCTGCAAATAGCGGGAAATAATAGTGTAATTGTTTTAGCTAATGGTACTTACAGCGCCGAATCGGGGGAGACATTTCCTTTAGTCCTCAAAAGCGGAGTATCTGTTTTAGGCAATTCCCAATCGCGGGGGAAGGAGATTGTAATCAATGGTGGCGGTGCTTATATGAGCCGTACCTTTGCTAGGCAAAATATTACAATGTTGGGGGCAAATAATGCCACTATTTCGGGAGTAACAATTACAAATAATAATCCGCGCGGTTATGGATTGTGGGTTGAATCGAGTAGTCCCACCGTCAGCAACAATACTTTTACTGGCAGTAAACATGATGGGATTTCAATTACCGGGAATAGTGCGCCAAAAATTGTCGGCAACTACTTTTATCTAAATGGCGCTAATGGAATGACAATTTATGGCACATCAACGCCAGAAATTCAGGAAAATGTTTTTGAAAAAACTGGATTTGGAATTAATATCGCCCAAAAAGCAGCGCCAAGTATCATTAATAATCGTATAATGCTTAATCGCTCTGGAATTATCACCCAAGCGAATGCGCGTCCAGTATTGCGCGGTAATGTTATTGAAAATAATACGGAAGATGGATTAGTAGCAATTTCTACAAGCTTGCCGGATTTGGGAACAAAAGCCCAGCCAGGAAAAAATGTATTTCGTCAAAACGGACGCTTTGATATTAATAGCAGCGCGTCAAAGCAGCTATTGGTAGCTTTTGGCAATCAACTAGAGCGCGATCGCATTAGTGGTAATTTGGACTTGAGCGGGACAGTAAACCCAAGTCAGCCTCAAATTGCTCAAAATGTTCCTAGTATTAGCAGCCAGCCAATTAAACCCTCACTAGCGCCGATAGCTAGGACAACATCATCACCACTTTTTAGCAACCCTAGGACTACAGGAGCGCGACTACCTGCACCGCCTCTAGGCAACATTCAACCTAATGCTGGGGCGATCGCACCAGCCAGTAGCAGTGTAGTTTCCATTCAAAGCATTGAAATTATTGTGCCGCCGCCAGAAGATTCTTCTAGTACACCGACTATTGAAGTCGCAGCAAATGTTTCTCAAGGTAGCGATACTAACAGTATTTCCCAAATTGATGTGCCGCCGCCGCCGATTGTCTCTGGGCAAATTATCCCTCCAGCAACGATAGACAAAAATCTCAACCTACCTGTATTGCAGTCGGCTCAAATTATTGAATCTGAACTTTTACCTGTACCTGGGGGTAATATTCCCATTGGTAATAGTCGTAAATTGCCTAAAGTACCCGTGCGGCAAAATATTAATGTTTCATCAGATGGTAGTCCTCCCTTTCCCCCAACTCAAGCTAGTAGCCTTGGTTTGCGTTATCGGGTGATAGTAGCCGCCGATAGTAAAAGCCAGCAAGAGCAAGTGCGAAGTTTAGTTCCAGGAGCGTTTAGAACGTTTAATAACGGCAATGTGCTAATGCAAGTGGGAGCTTTTAGCGATCGCGCTAAAGCTGAGGAAATGCAGCAATATTTGAGTAGCCAAGGGATGACAGGTAAGATCGAACAGTTAAATTAGAGGTTAAATTTGGGAGAAGTGCGATCGCCTTTAATGGAAAGTAGGACTTTTCCTAACTAATCAGACGATATTAGTTGTTACTTCGTTGTGTGAATAGATGGCTTTTTGGGTGACTTTAGGCGATCGTGCCATTTTTCGTCAACTTCTGCGGTTAAGTCGCATAGTTCTTTAGCTTTTTGTTCAGCTTCTTGAGCTAGAGATAGCAGTTCAAGTAAAATTTTCTCGTCTGGAAGTTGTTTCAGGAGAGTTTTAATAGAGCGATCGCATAATCAATTAGTAGAGTTTAGAGCTTTGGCAAGAGGTCTAAAGAAGCGTTTGCAAGCATTGCTGCTGTAATCGTAAGATGAGTAGATGAAAAATCACCTCTTACCCCAAAAAATTCCCCCCTGTACTTGGAATCGTCCCATTGGCTTAGGATGGGACAAACCCTACACTGTTCGCAATCCCAGCAATCTCGATGATGGTGCTTGGCATGGTATGCCTTTAGGCGGCTTTGGCGCGGGGTGTATTGGGCGTTCCTCGAAGGGCGA from Synechocystis sp. PCC 7509 includes these protein-coding regions:
- a CDS encoding type IV toxin-antitoxin system AbiEi family antitoxin, with the translated sequence MYPKNPLFQKCLTYLESLPNIKATIQEEPYLSTQVLADGSLIINTSDKIVNYVCEIKTNLTNDVIEQVAEYLTNLGKRLKSEQRPLLITRHLSNVVVERLLENNIEFVDVDGNIYLNSPELYVLVRNQVSKENTNKSLEINTAALQVMYVLLSQPISISRKNNSYANLFHNLGVSPKQVNNLSESVQKLSSVMNGENLSKPISKEDDFDEKIARFSDLSLKTVKITLKKLQELDYIKPKYGGYEIVDYVKLLERWELGYAERLRAKLLLGTFSPIGKWNFSEVTEELKEYADKSSYLIGGELAASIVTEYLRPISATLHLHKNVDARQIAVKLKLKPDIEGNIVLLQSFGNDEYQQNKFGELKNLVNPLLIHAELVQTGNSRLKETAQIIYARYIHEITQKND
- a CDS encoding DUF1565 domain-containing protein, with the translated sequence MNFLHHPSYFLKIAKTSTYLIAPVIGLTTIAIMCSPNSSLAQPQINRETIVQVSTSANKLFVNPAGNATGNGSESAPFKTITQALQIAGNNSVIVLANGTYSAESGETFPLVLKSGVSVLGNSQSRGKEIVINGGGAYMSRTFARQNITMLGANNATISGVTITNNNPRGYGLWVESSSPTVSNNTFTGSKHDGISITGNSAPKIVGNYFYLNGANGMTIYGTSTPEIQENVFEKTGFGINIAQKAAPSIINNRIMLNRSGIITQANARPVLRGNVIENNTEDGLVAISTSLPDLGTKAQPGKNVFRQNGRFDINSSASKQLLVAFGNQLERDRISGNLDLSGTVNPSQPQIAQNVPSISSQPIKPSLAPIARTTSSPLFSNPRTTGARLPAPPLGNIQPNAGAIAPASSSVVSIQSIEIIVPPPEDSSSTPTIEVAANVSQGSDTNSISQIDVPPPPIVSGQIIPPATIDKNLNLPVLQSAQIIESELLPVPGGNIPIGNSRKLPKVPVRQNINVSSDGSPPFPPTQASSLGLRYRVIVAADSKSQQEQVRSLVPGAFRTFNNGNVLMQVGAFSDRAKAEEMQQYLSSQGMTGKIEQLN
- a CDS encoding ABC transporter ATP-binding protein, with protein sequence MISRKKNITRLVRQIFAVFQYSGRALELVWNTSRTLTIILASLTIIAGLLPAAIAYIGKLIVDSVILASQSGLMRDRNAAFIYLGIEAIIVAILAGSQRGLSISQSLLRVLLGQKVNVLILEKALTLDLAHFEDSEFYDKMSRARREASSRPLSLVSGTFKLVQDTISLATYGGLLLKFSGWVVIVLIVAAVPAFIAETKFAGVAFRLFRWRAPETREQTYLETLIAREDFAKEVQLYGLGAMLLQRYRDIFNRLYSEDRNLTLKRGIWGYLLGLVSTSAFYIAYLWIVVEAIAQRISLGDMTMYLVVFRQGQTTFASFLSSIGGMYEDNLYLSNLYEFLEQDIPQPLGKCTFGLLPGDGLRFENVSFTYAGSLQPALKNVSLHLKPGDKLAIVGANGSGKTTLIKLLTRLYSPSSGRIVLDGVDLQEWDMNALHKRIGVIFQNFVRYQFTVGENVGVGDVEHLEDAAKWKTAAEKGMALAFVEKMPDKFQTQLGRWFKDGQELSGGEWQKIALSRAFMRTKADILVLDEPTAAMDAEAEVQIFDRFRSLAKHQMAILISHRFSTVRMADAIAVLADGELIEQGTHEELLAANGRYARLFTLQAAGYH
- the thiS gene encoding sulfur carrier protein ThiS translates to MPNAIALQVNGETFSCNEGAFLPQVLELLGFNPRLVAVEYNGEILHRQFWPDTKIQAGDRLEVVTIVGGG
- a CDS encoding thiamine phosphate synthase — encoded protein: MLLMVNRYNQGVQVQATVCRILDANLDRAREGLRIIEEWCRFGINSVQLTNECKQLRQELASWHTPELRAARDTPGDPGTELTHPQEQQRVSIEQLLQVNFSRVQEALRVLEEYGKLYHPTMGGAFKQIRYQVYTLESQLLGYQRQQSLADSKLYFVTSPIDRLFNVVEAALQGGLTLVQYRDKTTDDRTRLATAEKLCQLCHQYGALFIVNDRLDIAMAVNADGVHLGQQDAPVSVARELLGAQRIIGSSTTNPEEMQQAIEQGADYIGVGPVYETPTKPGKAAAGLDYVRYAAKYATIPWFAIGGISVNNVNDVIGAGGERVAVVRSLMQAQHPTLITQYFLAQLNRRPSMPSLPPDYSDNHA
- a CDS encoding DUF1517 domain-containing protein; translation: MRNKLLSVIKPLLKPLFVLGLIVTLALGHADGALAARGSGGRIGGGSFRAPSRTYSPPSRTYAPPGGGYGYPGGGFGFPFVFPFFGIGGGGGIFTILIALAIGNFLLQSFRRASSGEDESQSSSNPNVSINRLQVGMLANARELQAELNHIAETADTNSPEGRAEVLQETSLALLRHPEYWSYAAGNSQKVLLTAAETQFNRLSLAERSKFTEETLSNFNNQLKAATPKGVLPAAGGTLDNPTTLITEGPGEYIVVTLLAATLGNLEMPQINSADDLRQALRVLGGVSGDRLLAIEVLWTPQAEGDTLTADDLLAEYADLKLV